The window ATTGTCTGTTGGTTCTTGAAAGCAGTCTTGCTTCTAaaccagagtggtgtagtggttactgtgtcagactaggatttgggaaacccaggttcagttgccaggctgggtgaccttggatcggtcagacactctcagcctaacatatctcacaaggtcgttgtgaggatacgttaggagagaggagaatgatgtaagccactctgagtttccattggggagaaagcttaggtataaatgaagtaaataatacaaCAGGGTGGGATTCAAATAATCACTCATCCTAATGCCCCTGTATAACAGTTTCAATGGAGAATTGCTCCAGCCTGACAGTTAAGATCCTCCACAAGCTGTTCTATCTGTGACCTTACCTGCAGAGGAggtaaggtgggtggtggtgagaGACAGTGCTTTTTTGGTGATGATGTCTCACCTTTGGATGCTCTCCCTTTCAAGCTTGCCTGGTGTCTACCTTACTTTTCTTCgggccaggccaaaacatttttctCAATTCAGGCTCTTAACTAACGGATTCAAGCTTTTTTAGCTGTTCTAACCCAAGAACTGTTTTATCAATATCATTTCAGACTGCTCAGTTTATTTTATGTACTTTGGTGCCCTGGCTCCTTTTTATGTGCTTgcgttttattttattgatttggcTTGTTtcatgatttgtttttatttacttgttaGCTGTGAGCTGTCTCGAGCAGGTCTGgcatacaaattttctaaataagttAAAAATGGGACTGGCATAAATGCTAAGTGAGATTCCTGTATGGATATTGTATGGATATTCTTAAATGTTGCTATCACagatacatttttttcttaagGCCATTGGTTAGATGATAAATTAattgatagaatcatagagctgaaaGGGACCCCaggagtcatctagtccaaccgcctgcacagtgcaggaaattcacagctctccccCTTACTCCCTCAGTGGCCTCtggccagaggaaggcaaacaacCTCTAAGATtactggccaatctggcctggaggaacatTCCTTCTTGATACCAAAATATCAATCAGCATTACttaggcatataagaaagggctgcAAGAGTCACACACTGACTCATcacttcctgtcctccctctcatgatctgcctaaattcattgCTGACAGGTGGCCATCCAGGCTcttcttaaaaacttccaaaaaaaGGACAGCTCACCACCTTCTGAGGAAGCCCACTGaagaaccactctgtcaggaagttctccaTAACATTTAGTcaaaaacaatttttattttaattttaacgtattggttctggtccgaccctctggagcaacagaaaacaactccacttcATCCTCTGTGTGACAACCCTTCAAATATTTGCAggtggctatcatatcacctctcagttatctcctccccaaacaccttcaacatttcctcataggacttggtcttcagaccATCTTCatagccctcctttggacatgttccagcttgtcaacatccttaaaCTGCAATGACCAAAACTGATCACTGTACGCCAAATAAGGTCTAACAAGAGCAGATACACATACTGAGCTTATAGTTCAAGGCCTAGAACACTTTCAACTCGTTTGTGTACTATTCATGTTTAACATAGTTCAGCTTTGTGTTCTGTGAAGAACTATGAGAGGCAATATACCATTTAAGTTTGGATTAAttgcttttatgttttattttgaatgtgaGTGTGCATCTGTAACTTTTTACTTTCTAATCTTTTGGATTGTAGTAGCATAGTGGAACCCACTAAGAGCTATCCTTTCAGCTTCCCCCAGTGCTCTTAGTTTGTTGCCTAAACACAAGAGCAGCtccatatttagaaaagaagataATTTGTAATGTTTGGGTTCATAATGGCAGTACTTTTAATTCACCCAAGAGCCAAATCAAAAGAAACGATCTCATAGATAAATGGTGATTAAGGCAGACTACGGTAGCATGAATTATCAAGCCTGTAATATCATCATTTGTTGCAACATGGCACAGCTGTGAGATCAGAGCGGCTGTGTTGATTTTGGAACCTAACTGATGGTACTTCATCTTACTTACAATGATCATTTTATCAAACACTGTATGCTGTTGTATCCATAGTCTTCCTAAAAATAATATCCAGCATTTACATGACAATTTAGAACAGGCAAAACAGTTCACATACATTATCTTAATAACCCTTACAGTAGGTTTGCAAGGTTGGTCAAGTATTGAGAAGATAAGAGAGAATGGCTTGCTGAAGGTTAGGTACAGTTTGAACCACAGGCTTCCAAGTGCATAGCTCAGTCCCTTATGGTGAAGCTGCACTTCATTTCCACAATAAAGGTATAGACCAGATAGGAAAAGTCCTAACTCCTCTGCAACTGCATActgcatccatgtggcaaatggaAGTTTTCAAAAAGATGTCAGGTCTGTTGTTGCAACCTGCATATAGGCTTTATTTGAGTTAATTGGTGTTTGCAGGGATATGTAGAAGAAGAGGGAATGTCTAACACTTGCCACTTTCAGACCCGTGATTTTCACAGTGTTCTTTCACAAGTTTGCTCTTCAGAATAATACATTTCCAATTCCTTAACTCCTGAGAAAGTTGACATGTCTGTTGTGAATTAAATATGGGATTATGTGAATCAAAAGATAATTCGTGTTTACTTTTGTTTATCTGATCTTTAATTTTTGCTAACATGTTGATCTGTTAATTATCTGAATATTCTATCTTCagagtattttttatttttaccttTAACAGCCTGCTGAGGTAGGCCACtgttattcccattttacagatcagCAGCTTGAGCTGAGGAGTGAAGCTATACTGAGCAGATATTGAACCTTGTTCCCTGTTGACAGCATGTTCACTAGACCATGTTGGTTCATGTGTTTGCTTTTTTTCGTGGCCTTTTGTAGTTTGTATACTTTGGCTTTGGATACTCTCAAGCATGCCAATCCGTCCTGAAAGTAAATTGTCTGGATTGTTAATTGTCAGCATGTTGGTAAAAATGAAACTCATATGATTTCACTAGCTTCTCAAAGACCAGTTGCATTTTGTATGGCTGAAATGAGATTCCATGTGTGAGACTGTAACGTAGGAGTAATTAgttaaaaaacactttaaaatattATGCTTACACAAAGGAATGCAATGATTCTGCAGAGAGAAATATCAAAATTCTTAGCTCGTGTGAATACTATGTCATTCTTTTCCCTAAGATTTTCTTTTTTACCGAATAATGGTTGCTGTCAAGTAGAATTGCAGTTACCTGCCTAGGATTGTACAAAAGGTTGGTGTATAAATTGTTGATCTTGAACCCAGGAGAGTGCCACCAACTAAGAATGACTTTAGTCATTGCCATTGTTACAGGTTTCCCATCTGTAAAATAACAGGGACCTACATCACACAGTAAGTCTGAAAATGAGCAAGGTAAATACTGGTAAAGCAATCCTAGACTCCTGActccagttttgttttttgttagcAGTATGACTCCAGTGCCAGTATAGGTTATATTATCAGGCAACTTATTTTTGGAGAAGGGATATCTGCATTTGCAGGATTCCTTCAAGTTTCATTTCTTTGTGTTGCTTAACAGGGCTTCCAGGAAGAAGTTCAGACCAATGGGAAGGGATCGCTGATTGCCAGCAGAGGCTATCGTTGTGGGTACCAAGGTTGTGGCCGCCTCTATAGCACAGCTCACCATTTGAGGGTGAGCTCTCATGACTCACAAGTCTTCAGCTTATTTTAGGTTCCTAATACTGCCCTCCAGAAGGCTGAAAGCTGTGCTGTTGCCTGCTGGGGGAGTGGGGTGTGACATTGCATGAACACTTCGGAAAGCTTGCACCAGGATTCTAGGACATTTCTCCTGACCCCAGAGAAAAGGTCGCTAGGAGACTTTATGCAACGTTATAGAGGTTTCACTAAAATTATCACTGTCTTCCTAGGTGGTGTATGTTAAAAAGAGTATACTAGGGGCATTCAAAATGAGCTGCAAGatttgttaatttatttatagtccacctctcTTGCTGACACTTGAGGtgcattacaaaatataaaaacaatgcagtCAGATGGCATAAGATCAGAATATAGTTTGAATTTCTTTTTCATATCATACCAGATCGAACATGCAATATTTGAAACTTTTTTCAGTGTAATCTGCACAACTCCCTGCAGTTATTCGAATATTGATTGAATAGGCTATAAAGATCTGGCAACTGGCTTTAATATTAAACTGCAAGAGGTGGAATGAAAGAGCCAAGTAGAACTAGGTGAGAGCAAAAGaaagttaaaattaaaaaaatctggCATGATACCTGAAAGTTGTAGACACCCACCACCTTCTTCTCACCATATACATAAATCCCCATGCATTCATTTGGATACCAGCTCATTTTATGACTTTGTGTTGGATTTAAATGATTGTAAAGCACTTGGGAAGCTAGTTTGACTGCAAAGTATGAATATCATTATCTTCAATAAGTTCATAGTAATACACAGCAGCTCAGCAGTGGGCTATCTTTAATAAGTGTGCTAAAGAATAAAGCTTAAGATTGAACTCAGTGTTACAGAGAACCCAGGTCTTCTACTCAGAATGGTAGCCCTGTattgagaacacacacacactctgctcATAGCCATGGGAACCATGATGATGGGTCGAGGCAGAGAAATGCACATCAGAATGGTGTTGCAACATAGGATACATTAAACTAAATGTTACAGTTTGTATGGAAATGAGTCAGCAGCTGTCAAAAATAGTAGCCTTTTGTCATGTGTAATATGTAGCTGTGCCCTAAGTTTAGACAGAGCAAAGGTACACACATCGTAAGTAGATCATGTTGAACTTTATTTGTTGTTTTGAGCTACTGTATAACATATTGTTTGGGGAGTACACCTCTTAAGTCCTGATTTGTACGAACCTTACAAGCATCTTGTCATGTTAGAGTCTTTCTCCCTTCACCTCTAGATTCCATAATGGAACTACTCCATTCTGTTCATCTGAGTTTTGGCTTCATCTTTGTTTCCTACAGGTACATGAGCGGGTTCATACAGGTGTTCGGCCATACAGATGTGATTTCTCAAGTTGTGGGAAAGCCTTTGCTACAGGTAGTTTTTACAGGTCATTTATTCTGACACTGTAACACGTAAAGAAAGGCAAAAGAGTTGTTTTCCACTTGCAAGAGGAGGGaggatttttgccaattcccccaACCTCTGACtacagacccccccacacacactttatcccccctcccactgttCCCAGGGGTCCCCATGCCAAAGGTGGAGCATTTCATAGAatgatagagttggaaggagccttatagaccatctagtccaattccTTGCCctatgcaggaacagcctaaagcatccccaacaagtatctGTCCATccattccttgaagactgccaaggagGGGAGaatccaccacatccctaggcagccaatttcactactgaattactcttaacatgaagtttttcctaatgttcagccggtaccttccctccttatgtagtttaaacccattgtttcaaatcctatcctctgttgccaacaggaatagCGCCCTTCcgtcccctaagtgacagccttttaaatacttaaggaGAGCAATCAatcctcccctcagcctcctcttctccaaactgaacattcccaggtctcttagtcttacctcatagggctcagtctccaggcccctgatcatcctggttgctctcctctgcaccctttccagtttgtccacatcctttcagAGTGTTTAGTGAGCTACAGCAGGAGGGTTAGAGTATATGTGCCCTTTCCACTGGCAATGATGCATGGAGATGTGAAGGCCCATGGAAAAAGTAGAAAAGTTCAGGAAAAGCactttttccctgttttttccccaaggacttccccttccccacccacatTTTTTGAATTGAAAAATTAGAAAATTTGTGGGAGACCTTAAAAAAAACTTCCTatgaaatgtttttcttttagaGTGAGTAAAGTGCTTAAAGTAAAGTTCTCAAAACTTATAGTATGAAAAAATCTGAGgactttttcattttttccagtggaaaaattggCAATTTTGAGAGACCATTGgaaaaaaactcctatgaaatattttctctttggaAATGAATAAAACCTTGTCCTACAAAGCATGTCACTCATTCCAAATGTATAGGGTAAAAAATGACTCAAAAATTTCtcaatttttccagtggaaatgTTGGGGGGGGGTACAGAAAAAAACCTTTTATACTGTAGATATATACAATAGTTTCAAGAAGACTTCGTTTAAATGTAAATAGCGTGGCAACAATATTAATTGTTGGCAAAGTTATTAGAGTTTAGTGTTTTTAGTTTTATAAAGTTTAGCTTGATATCCAAATATTTTGTCAGTGCTGCCTTCTGTGATTCTTTGAGAAAGCTTCCATCCAAATAATATACTTTCTTTCCTTTGTTACggaatttgttttctaccttgaacttttattttttcctaattCTCAGGcagcaaaaattaaagatacatgtgctatggCAGCAAAGAGTTTagcagtttgcaactctttctgTAGTACTGGATATTCTTAAAAGTTTTCTTAATAAAATGgagatatttatattttaaaattccataaatatgacaAACTCAGTAGGGTCAGTGTTGGTTAATTATtgaatgagagaccaccaaggaagaccaggcttgccacatagaggcaggcaatgtcaaaacACATCTGTTagcctcttaccttgaaaaccccagctggggtcgccataagtcagctgcaacttgatggcactttataaaTGCACACACAGTCACGCCTGCAGAAAATTACCTTTGGTCTCAGTTCCCCTTATGTGCAGTTTCACAGACCTGAAGCTATTGAGCCTGGAGATATGATAAAATCGATATATATTATCTATCTTAGAGCTTCAGGTGACTTAAGGATTCCAAGCCTTCTGATTGGAAGGAAATCTTTTTAGCATTGGTGTGCTGCATCTTGGAAAGATTTTCTGTCACTGAACCACTGTTGAAGTGGTATGGTTCTAAcctcacactttttttttttttgaaaaattttttattgggttagaatccattatttttacattacattcaattatccccagtttttcatttctaaccccctccctttcccccccttttattgacttccaacagctttccaaccccttgtcccttttcccttacttctatttgattcctctatctaaaacaaatatatattctcctttattctaagcagtacatccttaactatttttaatattctatacccaaactgtaagtccttatttccatcttggataaacaatttatcccaatttctataattcaaatatttctataaaccataaaccatgtaaatcatacattcatttaagtcaaacaatttaacttatactccatatattgctgtcttcttataataattcaatataattcaatataactctcatcatatagtcaatcaatttgactcatctttatccttagacattcagtttggtgcattatacagatcttaccaaagaaagaaaatattattggttactcaatccttatatttaatccttatagttaattattttctatcaatgttctatttgttaaccttcatatatctatatatatatatccatctattaaTATAACTGCTTATAGATTCGCTTTTATCTcatctcccccccggtaaagtcaccctcctctgcactttattatacatcagtagttctcaaactgccacagttttcctcccacctcccatttcttctccaaatattgtttcagcttctcccaatctgtgttaaactgccctgagtccagatttctcagttttcttgtcatcttgtccatttcagccatatacagcaatttataaatccaatcttcagtggttggcacttcttgtactttccatttttgcgcatacaaaagtctagccgctgccgtcatataaaatatcaatgtcctatgatgggctggaattccctccattcccaagtttagtagcaggagttctgggttcttattaatttgaaattgtaaaatttcactcatttcccttattatttccccccagtactgcctagctacctcacacgaccaccacatatgatagagggagccctcatgcttcctacatttccagcatttattagacatgttcaaattccctagcgcaatcttctttggtgtcatgtaccaacgataaatcattttgtaaatgttctctttaatgctagtacatgtcattgtcttcattgtagtcttccacaagtattcccatgcctccattgttatttctttgttaaaatttatagcccatttcaccatttgtgttttaactgtctcatcctcagtataccatttcaacagtacttggtataccttagatattcttttcttatcttctttaagaagggtctgctctagttccgaattctctattcgtatacctccctttacagagtccgaattatataagtctctgatctgtctatactggaaccaatcgtaatgaggtgatagttcctcttgcgtctttattctgagtttagatagttcaattctagttatttctttataagttaaacattgttgttcattatcaacagctctcgggtctatcacctcatatggaactacccacaaaggagttccttcttgtagataaattctgtacttcttccagattgtatatagacttctccgtataaaatgatgcaggaacatcgagttgacctttactttgtcgtgccataggtatgcgtgccatccaaatatttttttgtatccctctagggctaataatttgaaaaccccagctggggtcgccataagtcagctgcaacttgatggcactttataaaTGCACACACAGTCACGCCTGCAGAAATTACCTTTGGTCTCAGTTCCCCTTATGTGCAGTTTCACAGACCTGAAGCTATTGAGCCTGGAGATATGATAAAATCGATATATATTATCTATCTTAGAGCTTCAGGTGACTTAAGGATTCCAAGCCTTCTGATTGGAAGGAAATCTTTTTAGCATTGGTGTGCTGCATCTTGGAAAGATTTTCTGTCACTGAACCACTGTTGAAGTGGTATGGTTCTAACCTCACACTTTTTATCTTGCAGGATATAGTCTGAAAAATCATGTGAGAATCCATACaggtgagaagccatataaatgtccaGAGGACATATGCAACAAAGCCTTCAAGACATCTGGAGACTTGCAAAAACACATCCGGACACACACAGGTCTGTGTGCTCTAGTTTAGGGCTCACCAGAAACTAAATGGTAAAAGAAAAATAACGTAGTTATATATTTCACAAAAGGCAAAAAAGTTATGTAACTTTTCCAGCTTTTGTATTCGACAAGAGTATTTTGGTCTTCTAAACTGCATACCAGTACTAAGTTAATGTGTATACTGCTGTTTTGTTTAACTTCATTGGCCTAGTGAATTTACGTACCAGCTGTAATGGAGATGAAAAGCATTTGCATGTGTCCATACCAACATGGCATTCATACAGTTAGCGTTGCTTTGGTTCCTGAAGGAAATAAATCTGCCCTGAACTTTTTAGTTTACCTATTTAAGGATGACCTCTGTCTGTTCCCTCTGTTGAAGGTGAGCGTCCCTTCAGCTGCCCTTTCGAAGGATGTGGCCGCTCTTTCACCACCTCCAATATACGCAAGGTCCATATCCGGACACACACTGGTGAACGGCCATATATGTGTCCTGAGCCCAACTGCGGGAGAGGGTTCACTAGTGCCACCAACTACAAGAACCACATGCGAATCCATACAGGTAAATGTGGGCAAACAGAGATCTGCTTTTCTGGAACATTAGTCTCTGGTTGTGTCATACACTTTGTTGGTTGCTTTCAGCTGGTCAACTTTGTAGATAACTTGTAGCTGGGTCTGCAGAATCAGTTTGGAAGCAAAGCATGCTGGGCTTGCTGAACTGAAACAGCATTGGGAAGAGTAAAGATGGCCTGAACTTCAAATCTGCCTCTGTTGGAGCAGGATTGGAAATTCTCCCCCATTAACTGCTTAAAGTATCTTTATACCATGAAGCAAAAgtcctgtttctctgtatatgcaTCTTTTTCTGCTCCAGGAGAAAAGCCATATGCATGCACTGTACCAGGTTGTGGGAAATGCTTCACAGAATATTCTAGCCTCTACAAACACCATGTGGTTCACACACATTGCAAGCCATACACCTGCAGTACCTGTGGCAAAACCTATCGGCAGACCTCTACACTGGCCATGCACAAGCGCACCACACACGGGGAGCTGGAAGCTACAGAGGAGAGTGAACAAGCCCTCTATGAGCAACAGATGAAAGGTGGGCTGGCACCAGACTCAACCATGAGGACAGGCCTTACAGTCAGGGGTCTGCAGCTTCCCAACTCTTCCCTATGCAGCCCTGTGTTGCCCAAGTCTTCTATTTTCCATTTTGCCTGTTTGGCTTATCTTCAGAGATTTTGACAAAAGTCTAAAGGCCATTTGATGAACACACCTGCTCAGTAGGTTGGCTCCACTGAATCTTCTTTCCTTGTTTTCTCAGATGAAGCTGTTGATAAGAATCCATTGCAATTTCAGCATGTTACTCTTTTGAAGGTGAAAGCTGAAGAGCAGGAGGATAGCAAGCCTATTCCGCGGCTGTTGTGTCTGAAGATGTAACAGAGCAGGTATGAGGAGTGATGGGGTCTTCATCCCATTGGGAAACAATCCAGGGAGGTGGTCATCTGGGGCGGGTTGTTACTCAAGGTAGGTatgataaaattatttttattgtaatatttacttTGAAAACATCGTAGTCCTAAAACTGCACCAGTATATCTGCCTCCAGTCATCATTTTGTGACGATATGCTAGCATAGGAATTTTTAAGCCCTATGCCTAAATACTTAGTTGCTGGCACAAGTGATAGAATCAGGGTCTGTTGGCGTTTGGAGCTTGGATGAGCAGGCTGTAGCATCTCTTCTATATGAACCAGATGCTTATTGAAATGCTTGAACATCTCTTAATCCAAATCTACCTTCAGATCACAACAGTTTGGTTATGCAAGGTAGATTTGCCCCTGCTGTAGTTGTGCAGCATCAAAAACTCTTTATCACAACCAGAACCCAGGATTGCACACTTTCTTTTCCCTGCTGTGAGTCTGATTCATGCATGCATATTTTCCACTGTATGCATGATGATTGTGAACTTGTGAACTTACTCCATAGGAAAATTACCACATTTGCTGTGATGTGAGAAGGCATGTAATCTCTGCATGATAGTCTATTTACATATGCATGGTAAATTTGAGTGAAGGTCTTACCTGTGAACCAGCACATTGTCACATTACTTTATTTCTCATACTCAAAACTAAAATATCCCTTTAGCTCTTTTAGACCTagcattaattttatttttaattatagtCCATGAATGATGGGCTTGCATTTaagaagggagtcaggaatggcttgtcatatatgtctgttgGCTGCTTTTCTCAGGTTAGTCTGTCCCATGAAGACCTTCAGGCATTTGGCAATGCTGTCACCATGGTGACAGAGGCTGGAACAGTGCCCCAGGAAGGGATTTCATCAGCAGGCACAAACACTGTGACTGTGGTCAGCACAAATGGGGCTGAGATATATCCGGTATAGGTTGCTTCAAAATATCCCTTTGGAAAGTATTCTAGGGAAGCACTTTTTTCAGCATAGCCAGTTATAATGCCATAATACTTTTCAGATGACAGTTGTAGCAGTGCTAGCAACTGCTAATGGCCCTCTTTTGCAGTTCAAGTACAGTATTTTGTTTAgattcgtctgacccttgcagactcaggagcctaggggttatactggatccagcattattactagaaaaacaagttaaggcagtggcaaaaaatgcttactacaacctcactctagcctggaagatggcttcttatcttgacacggctgac of the Eublepharis macularius isolate TG4126 chromosome 5, MPM_Emac_v1.0, whole genome shotgun sequence genome contains:
- the ZNF76 gene encoding zinc finger protein 76 isoform X3 — protein: MLWFKNEKISHPPKLEEKLIEGQLIELEDGSTAFIQQVTLPKESVTFEDGQPVALEDGTMAFIHHAPQEGYDPNTLEAIQLEDGSTAFIHHPVSLPTSSTILAVQADVQLEGLTVEEKNVAFDLEAITVLKEYASQGFQEEVQTNGKGSLIASRGYRCGYQGCGRLYSTAHHLRVHERVHTGVRPYRCDFSSCGKAFATGYSLKNHVRIHTGEKPYKCPEDICNKAFKTSGDLQKHIRTHTGERPFSCPFEGCGRSFTTSNIRKVHIRTHTGERPYMCPEPNCGRGFTSATNYKNHMRIHTGEKPYACTVPGCGKCFTEYSSLYKHHVVHTHCKPYTCSTCGKTYRQTSTLAMHKRTTHGELEATEESEQALYEQQMKGGLAPDSTMRTGLTVRGLQLPNSSLCSPVLPKSSIFHFACLAYLQRF
- the ZNF76 gene encoding zinc finger protein 76 isoform X5, with protein sequence MENLGLQTMTLSDGTTAYVQQDAHEEKLIEGQLIELEDGSTAFIQQVTLPKESVTFEDGQPVALEDGTMAFIHHAPQEGYDPNTLEAIQLEDGSTAFIHHPVSLPTSSTILAVQADVQLEGLTVEEKNVAFDLEAITVLKEYASQGFQEEVQTNGKGSLIASRGYRCGYQGCGRLYSTAHHLRVHERVHTGVRPYRCDFSSCGKAFATGYSLKNHVRIHTGEKPYKCPEDICNKAFKTSGDLQKHIRTHTGERPFSCPFEGCGRSFTTSNIRKVHIRTHTGERPYMCPEPNCGRGFTSATNYKNHMRIHTDEAVDKNPLQFQHVTLLKVKAEEQEDSKPIPRLLCLKM
- the ZNF76 gene encoding zinc finger protein 76 isoform X2 → MENLGLQTMTLSDGTTAYVQQDAHEEKLIEGQLIELEDGSTAFIQQVTLPKESVTFEDGQPVALEDGTMAFIHHAPQEGYDPNTLEAIQLEDGSTAFIHHPVSLPTSSTILAVQADVQLEGLTVEEKNVAFDLEAITVLKEYASQGFQEEVQTNGKGSLIASRGYRCGYQGCGRLYSTAHHLRVHERVHTGVRPYRCDFSSCGKAFATGYSLKNHVRIHTGEKPYKCPEDICNKAFKTSGDLQKHIRTHTGERPFSCPFEGCGRSFTTSNIRKVHIRTHTGERPYMCPEPNCGRGFTSATNYKNHMRIHTGEKPYACTVPGCGKCFTEYSSLYKHHVVHTHCKPYTCSTCGKTYRQTSTLAMHKRTTHGELEATEESEQALYEQQMKDEAVDKNPLQFQHVTLLKVKAEEQEDSKPIPRLLCLKM
- the ZNF76 gene encoding zinc finger protein 76 isoform X1; protein product: MENLGLQTMTLSDGTTAYVQQDAHEEKLIEGQLIELEDGSTAFIQQVTLPKESVTFEDGQPVALEDGTMAFIHHAPQEGYDPNTLEAIQLEDGSTAFIHHPVSLPTSSTILAVQADVQLEGLTVEEKNVAFDLEAITVLKEYASQGFQEEVQTNGKGSLIASRGYRCGYQGCGRLYSTAHHLRVHERVHTGVRPYRCDFSSCGKAFATGYSLKNHVRIHTGEKPYKCPEDICNKAFKTSGDLQKHIRTHTGERPFSCPFEGCGRSFTTSNIRKVHIRTHTGERPYMCPEPNCGRGFTSATNYKNHMRIHTGEKPYACTVPGCGKCFTEYSSLYKHHVVHTHCKPYTCSTCGKTYRQTSTLAMHKRTTHGELEATEESEQALYEQQMKGGLAPDSTMRTGLTVRGLQLPNSSLCSPVLPKSSIFHFACLAYLQRF
- the ZNF76 gene encoding zinc finger protein 76 isoform X4, which codes for MAFIHHAPQEGYDPNTLEAIQLEDGSTAFIHHPVSLPTSSTILAVQADVQLEGLTVEEKNVAFDLEAITVLKEYASQGFQEEVQTNGKGSLIASRGYRCGYQGCGRLYSTAHHLRVHERVHTGVRPYRCDFSSCGKAFATGYSLKNHVRIHTGEKPYKCPEDICNKAFKTSGDLQKHIRTHTGERPFSCPFEGCGRSFTTSNIRKVHIRTHTGERPYMCPEPNCGRGFTSATNYKNHMRIHTGEKPYACTVPGCGKCFTEYSSLYKHHVVHTHCKPYTCSTCGKTYRQTSTLAMHKRTTHGELEATEESEQALYEQQMKGGLAPDSTMRTGLTVRGLQLPNSSLCSPVLPKSSIFHFACLAYLQRF